A portion of the Enterobacteriaceae endosymbiont of Donacia vulgaris genome contains these proteins:
- the glnS gene encoding glutamine--tRNA ligase translates to MYKYNNFYKKNFVFKIIENDIKNKKYNLICTRFPPEPNGYLHIGHIKSICLNFSIAKFYNGKCFLRIDDTNPSTENIKYIKSIKKDLVWLGFKWDQNIKYTSNYFNIMYKYALELINKGLAYIDELNTADIRNYRGTLLTPGINSPYRNRSIKENLKLFEKMRLGKFSEGSLSLRAKIDMKSKIIIMRDPVLYRIKFQKHHQTNQKWCIYPTYDFSHCISDAIEGITHSLCTLEFQDNKILYNWILDNISIKHHPKQYEFSKLNIEYGITSKRNINILIKKKIVSGWDDPRLLTISGLRRKGYTALSLKNFCYQIGVTKQNNIIEMSFLESCIKSELNKLAPRAMAILRPLKIIIDNFPLEKKIKLTVPNHPKNKEMGYKNIYFTKEIYIDILDFSEFKKKDFKRLILGGKVKLRYAFIIEAKKIIKDKNNNILCVHCIYYNNTLGNKINIKENKIKGIIHWISCLYTKSVKFYLYNNLFLKKNINNNENILNFLNPKSLLIYNGFIEKNLLKNNKNKYFQFEREGYFYFDKKYSSKNKTIFNRIVSLKTKKK, encoded by the coding sequence ATGTATAAATATAATAATTTTTATAAAAAAAATTTTGTTTTTAAAATTATTGAAAATGATATAAAAAATAAAAAATATAATTTAATATGTACTAGATTTCCTCCAGAACCTAATGGTTATTTACATATAGGTCATATCAAATCTATTTGTTTAAATTTTTCAATTGCTAAATTTTATAATGGAAAATGTTTTTTAAGAATTGATGATACTAATCCTTCGACAGAAAATATAAAATATATTAAATCTATAAAAAAAGATTTAGTATGGTTAGGTTTTAAATGGGATCAAAATATAAAATATACATCTAATTACTTTAATATAATGTATAAATATGCTCTTGAATTAATTAATAAAGGTTTAGCTTATATTGATGAATTAAATACAGCAGATATACGAAATTATAGAGGTACATTATTAACACCAGGGATAAATAGTCCATATAGAAATCGATCAATAAAAGAAAATTTGAAATTATTTGAAAAAATGCGTTTAGGAAAATTTTCCGAAGGTAGTTTATCCTTACGTGCTAAAATAGATATGAAGTCAAAAATAATTATCATGAGAGATCCCGTTTTATATAGGATCAAATTTCAAAAACATCATCAAACTAATCAAAAATGGTGTATATATCCAACTTATGATTTTAGCCATTGTATATCTGATGCAATTGAAGGAATTACGCATTCTTTATGTACATTAGAATTTCAAGATAATAAAATATTATATAATTGGATTCTTGATAATATTAGTATAAAACATCATCCTAAGCAATATGAATTTTCCAAACTAAATATAGAATATGGAATAACTTCTAAAAGAAATATTAATATTTTAATAAAAAAAAAGATCGTAAGTGGATGGGATGATCCACGCTTATTAACTATTTCTGGATTACGAAGAAAAGGATATACAGCTTTATCTTTAAAAAATTTTTGTTATCAAATAGGAGTAACTAAACAAAATAATATAATAGAAATGTCTTTTTTAGAATCTTGTATAAAATCAGAATTAAATAAATTAGCTCCTAGAGCAATGGCGATATTAAGACCTTTAAAAATTATTATTGACAATTTTCCTTTAGAAAAAAAAATCAAATTAACAGTTCCTAATCATCCTAAAAATAAAGAAATGGGATATAAAAATATTTATTTTACTAAAGAAATATATATAGATATTTTAGATTTTTCTGAATTTAAAAAAAAAGATTTTAAAAGACTTATTTTAGGAGGTAAAGTAAAATTAAGATATGCTTTTATAATTGAAGCAAAAAAAATTATAAAAGACAAAAATAATAATATTCTTTGTGTACATTGTATTTATTATAATAATACATTAGGAAATAAAATAAATATAAAAGAAAATAAAATAAAAGGTATAATTCATTGGATATCTTGTTTATATACTAAATCTGTTAAATTTTATTTATATAATAATTTATTTTTAAAAAAAAATATTAATAATAATGAAAATATTTTAAATTTTTTAAATCCAAAATCATTATTA
- the ybeY gene encoding rRNA maturation RNase YbeY, giving the protein MKLNIVLNYYNFCKNNNNLPLKNDIFYWLYKIFFKKNIQKIELNISIVEKKFILKLNKKYLNISKPTNVLSFLLEKNILKKTLLGDIILCKEIIEYESCLQKKSLKSHWAHIIIHACLHLLAYNHKNVKETCIMQLKEIKILKLLGYKNPYF; this is encoded by the coding sequence ATGAAATTAAATATAGTTTTAAATTATTATAATTTTTGTAAAAATAACAATAATTTACCTTTAAAAAATGATATTTTTTATTGGTTATATAAAATTTTTTTTAAAAAAAATATTCAAAAAATTGAATTAAATATTTCTATTGTAGAGAAAAAATTTATTTTAAAACTAAATAAAAAATATTTAAATATTTCTAAACCAACTAATGTTTTATCTTTTTTATTAGAAAAAAATATTTTAAAAAAAACATTATTAGGAGATATTATCCTATGTAAAGAAATTATAGAGTATGAATCTTGTTTACAAAAAAAATCATTAAAATCTCATTGGGCACATATTATTATACATGCATGTTTACATTTATTAGCATATAATCATAAAAACGTTAAAGAAACATGTATAATGCAATTAAAAGAAATAAAAATACTTAAATTACTTGGGTATAAAAATCCATATTTTTAA
- the miaB gene encoding tRNA (N6-isopentenyl adenosine(37)-C2)-methylthiotransferase MiaB, whose translation MLSDKLYIKTWGCQMNEYDSSKIADLMENRLNCKITKSIKNANILILNTCSIREKAQEKLFHQLGRWKILKKNNPSIIIGVGGCVATQEGKKILNRANYVDIIFGPQTLHRLPQMVYKIRKFKKYLIDISFPQIEKFQFFPVTKTKSVSSFISIIEGCNKYCTYCIVPHTRGKEFSRPYQDILLEIKNLSIQGVKEIHLLGQNVNSYNYFDNKNKQYYNFSKLLLLISKIENIKRIRFTTSHPKDFSDDLINIYKKIPKLVNFLHLPVQSGSNKILSLMKRRYNISEYIKIINKLRIVRPNIQISSDFIVGFPGETKKDFEDTLSLILDLDLDMGFSFIYSPRPKTPASKMLDNINILEKKRRLYLLQYYIKQQTKKFSEKMLNTIQVILVEGISIQKNKYFGKTENNRIVFFISDKNYIGEFINVKIIDSYIYSLYGKFISLYKN comes from the coding sequence ATGTTAAGTGATAAATTATATATCAAAACTTGGGGCTGTCAAATGAATGAATATGATTCTTCTAAGATAGCTGATCTTATGGAAAACAGGTTAAATTGTAAAATTACTAAATCTATAAAAAACGCCAATATTTTAATATTAAATACATGTTCTATTAGAGAAAAAGCGCAAGAAAAATTATTTCATCAGTTAGGAAGATGGAAAATTTTAAAAAAAAATAATCCATCTATTATTATTGGAGTAGGAGGATGTGTTGCTACACAAGAAGGTAAAAAAATATTAAATAGAGCAAATTATGTAGATATTATTTTTGGTCCCCAAACTCTTCATAGATTACCTCAAATGGTATATAAAATACGTAAATTTAAAAAATATTTAATTGATATTAGTTTTCCTCAAATTGAAAAGTTTCAGTTTTTTCCTGTAACAAAAACAAAGAGTGTAAGTTCTTTTATTTCAATTATAGAAGGTTGTAATAAATATTGTACTTATTGTATAGTACCTCATACTAGAGGAAAAGAATTTAGTAGACCTTATCAAGATATACTTTTAGAAATTAAAAATTTATCTATTCAAGGAGTTAAAGAAATACATTTATTAGGACAAAATGTTAATTCTTATAATTATTTTGATAATAAAAATAAACAATATTATAACTTTTCAAAACTATTACTATTAATTTCTAAAATAGAGAATATAAAAAGAATTAGATTTACTACAAGTCATCCAAAAGATTTTTCTGATGATTTAATTAATATATACAAGAAAATCCCTAAATTAGTAAATTTTTTACATTTACCAGTACAAAGTGGTTCTAATAAAATTTTATCTTTAATGAAAAGAAGATATAATATTTCTGAATATATTAAAATTATAAATAAACTTAGGATCGTTAGACCTAATATTCAAATTAGTTCTGATTTTATAGTTGGTTTTCCAGGAGAAACAAAAAAAGATTTTGAAGATACTCTTTCTTTAATTTTAGATCTAGATTTAGATATGGGTTTTAGTTTTATTTATTCTCCTAGACCAAAAACACCTGCTAGTAAAATGTTAGATAATATAAATATTTTAGAAAAAAAACGAAGATTATATCTATTACAATATTATATAAAACAACAAACTAAAAAATTTAGTGAAAAAATGTTAAATACAATTCAAGTTATTTTAGTAGAAGGCATCTCAATTCAAAAGAATAAATATTTTGGAAAAACAGAAAATAATAGAATAGTTTTTTTTATAAGCGATAAAAATTATATTGGTGAATTTATTAATGTAAAAATTATTGATTCTTATATATATTCTTTATATGGAAAATTTATCTCTCTTTATAAAAATTAA
- the leuS gene encoding leucine--tRNA ligase, whose product MKKEYFPKEIEFYVQKKWEHEKTFDVIENYNKKKFYCLSMLPYPSGKLHMGHVRNYTIGDVIARYQRMLGKNVLHPIGWDAFGLPAEIAAHNHNISPNIWTKNNILYMKKQLQLLGFSFNWDREITTCDPNYYRWEQWFFLKLYKLGLAYKKNDIVNWCNTDKTILANEQVINKCCWRCNSIVTKKQVQQWFLKITNYAEELLNNLKFLHGWPKKVKNMQKNWIGQIKGIEVIFKIYNINYKFSVFIEKKDYYIINNISFIKILYSHSICKKFINNQKIKKFINKYSSALYLENNNFQFNKIKYINSELFAYNTFLKKKIPIIIVNYLSNYSNIKATISNPQYNKKDCDFIHEYNMSIISKNKILNLSNNIKNNHELIIKSLILKKKAFYKKFFNLKDWSISRQRIWGTPIPIIITKDKQYIPLKQKNLPFVFPEKFFNTNIKDNYSEKIKNNLDWFKYNNNGVIGQLETDTFDTFIESSWYYARYTCTNEKNRMINKKQAQYWLPIDQYIGGIEHATMHLIYFRFFHKLMRDIGLLNTNEPVKNLLCQGMVLANSYYYIDKKKKYHWVKEKNVFFDKKNNIFIDKKGRKLINNGMIKMSKSKNNGINPQKIIEKYGADSLRLFIMFAAPPTIDLEWQETGIKGMYRFLNKLWIFIYEYKKLFDNYQKLKNNKLFFHNTKQLVIQDYINKTITKVTNIFEHNQSFNTAISSIMILFNKIRKYKIFNDIDHTIIFNGILSILKMLYPFTPHICFVLWKYMGNKNDIDYESWPLIIKIDTKKINNKFNIVIQINGKKKYILSILDKYKDQQNYIKKYVLSHNKISKLLINVEIIKIIYIPQKIFNIVTTIKT is encoded by the coding sequence ATGAAAAAAGAATACTTTCCTAAAGAAATAGAATTTTATGTACAAAAAAAATGGGAACATGAAAAAACTTTTGATGTTATTGAAAATTACAATAAAAAAAAATTTTACTGTCTTTCAATGTTACCATATCCTTCTGGTAAATTACATATGGGACATGTACGTAATTATACTATAGGAGATGTTATTGCAAGATATCAACGAATGTTAGGAAAAAATGTTTTACATCCAATTGGGTGGGATGCTTTTGGGTTACCAGCTGAAATTGCAGCTCATAATCATAATATATCTCCCAATATATGGACTAAAAATAATATTTTATATATGAAAAAACAACTCCAACTATTAGGATTTAGTTTTAATTGGGATAGAGAAATTACAACATGTGATCCTAATTATTATCGTTGGGAACAATGGTTTTTTTTAAAATTATATAAATTAGGATTAGCATATAAAAAAAATGATATAGTTAATTGGTGTAATACTGACAAAACTATATTAGCTAATGAGCAAGTAATTAATAAATGTTGTTGGAGATGTAATAGTATTGTTACTAAAAAACAAGTTCAACAATGGTTTTTAAAAATTACTAATTATGCAGAAGAATTACTAAATAATTTAAAATTTTTACATGGTTGGCCAAAAAAAGTAAAAAATATGCAAAAAAATTGGATTGGTCAAATAAAAGGAATAGAAGTAATTTTTAAAATTTATAATATTAATTATAAATTTAGTGTATTTATAGAAAAAAAAGATTATTATATTATTAATAATATTTCTTTTATTAAAATTTTATATAGTCATTCAATATGTAAAAAATTTATAAATAATCAAAAAATTAAAAAATTTATTAATAAATATTCATCTGCTTTGTATTTAGAAAATAATAATTTTCAATTTAACAAGATAAAATATATTAATAGTGAATTATTTGCATATAATACTTTCCTTAAAAAAAAAATTCCAATCATAATTGTAAACTATTTATCTAATTACAGTAATATTAAAGCTACTATTAGTAATCCCCAATATAATAAAAAAGACTGTGATTTTATCCATGAATATAATATGTCCATTATATCAAAAAATAAAATATTAAATTTATCTAATAATATTAAAAATAATCATGAATTAATTATTAAATCTTTAATTTTAAAAAAAAAAGCATTTTATAAAAAATTTTTTAATTTAAAAGATTGGAGTATTTCAAGACAACGTATATGGGGAACACCAATTCCTATAATTATTACAAAAGATAAACAGTATATACCATTAAAACAAAAAAATTTACCTTTTGTATTTCCAGAAAAATTTTTTAATACAAATATAAAAGATAATTATAGTGAAAAAATTAAAAATAATTTAGATTGGTTTAAATATAATAATAATGGAGTAATAGGTCAACTTGAAACGGATACATTTGATACTTTTATTGAATCTTCATGGTATTATGCTAGATATACTTGTACTAATGAAAAAAATAGAATGATAAATAAAAAACAAGCTCAATATTGGTTACCTATAGACCAATATATTGGGGGGATAGAACATGCTACAATGCATTTAATATATTTCCGTTTTTTTCATAAATTAATGAGAGATATAGGATTATTAAATACTAATGAACCAGTTAAAAACTTATTATGTCAAGGAATGGTATTAGCTAATTCTTATTATTATATAGATAAAAAAAAAAAATATCATTGGGTAAAAGAAAAAAACGTTTTTTTTGATAAAAAAAATAATATTTTTATTGATAAAAAAGGAAGAAAATTAATTAATAATGGTATGATTAAAATGTCTAAGTCGAAAAATAATGGTATTAATCCGCAAAAAATTATTGAAAAATATGGAGCAGATTCTTTACGTCTTTTTATTATGTTTGCAGCTCCCCCAACAATAGACTTAGAATGGCAAGAAACAGGAATTAAAGGAATGTATAGGTTTTTAAACAAATTATGGATATTTATTTATGAGTATAAAAAATTATTTGATAATTATCAAAAACTTAAAAATAATAAACTTTTTTTTCATAATACAAAACAATTAGTAATACAAGATTATATAAATAAAACTATTACTAAAGTAACAAATATTTTTGAACATAATCAATCATTTAATACGGCCATATCATCAATAATGATTTTATTTAATAAAATTAGAAAATATAAAATATTTAATGATATTGATCATACCATTATTTTTAATGGTATATTATCTATATTAAAAATGCTTTATCCGTTTACTCCACATATTTGTTTTGTATTATGGAAATATATGGGAAATAAAAATGATATAGATTATGAGTCATGGCCTTTAATTATAAAAATTGATACTAAAAAAATAAATAATAAATTTAATATTGTAATTCAAATAAATGGAAAAAAAAAATATATTTTATCTATACTTGATAAATATAAAGATCAACAGAATTATATTAAAAAATATGTATTATCACATAATAAAATATCTAAACTTTTAATAAATGTTGAAATAATAAAAATAATATATATACCACAAAAAATATTTAATATAGTAACCACAATTAAAACGTGA